The nucleotide window GGAAATCATAATGCCGTCAGGGTCGGGTGGGTCGCCCAGGTCGGGTGGGTTGGCAGTGACAAGACCCTGGTGGATGCCGTCAATGAACACGGCGCCGATGGCGGCGGCGGTGTTGAAGCCGATGGCTGGGGCGGATTGGCGCAGGCGGGTGGCGGACTGCACCAGCCAATCGCACACGGCCGCGCCCGAAAGGTCTGGCTCTGGCTGAAAACGGGGTTGGGCCAGCAGGTCGTTGAACAGATTGTAAAGGAAGGCGTCTATGGGCAGCGCCGGGTCTTGCGCCGCCAGCCACAGCCGCAGTTCTTCCACCAATGCCACTTTGTCCGCGCCGATGCGTTCGGTGATGGGGCGGGGCAGTTCGGCGCCGGGCAGCAGGTGGATGGTTTGGGGCTGGTAAAGCCGCTCGGCCAGCAGACTGGCGCGGGCCGGGTCCAGGCCGTGGATGCTTAGGGTGAGGGCTTCGGCAATTTCATAGACGGAGGGGGCGATGCCCCAATCGGGGTGGGCCAGGGCCAGCCAGGTGAGCCAGGCGCGAATGCGTGGCTCTTCGCGGGGGCTGGAGCGGCGGCGCAGCAGGTAGTAAGACAGGCCGGCTTGGGTGAGGGCCTGGGTGAGCATGTAGCGGAGTGCGCCATCCAGGTAGGGGACGATGATGGCGATCTGGTTGGTAGGTGTGCCGTGGGCGACCAGGTCGGCCAGGCTGGGGGCGAGTTGGGCGATCATTTCACGGCGGTAACGGCCGTTTATCACCTTCAGCACTCCCTGTTCCGCGCCTATTTCTGGCACGGCCGTGTGCATGAGAAAGTTCTCCACCACATTTGCCAGCGCCGTCAGAGGTGGCGTGGCTACATAGTTATGCGTAAAGTCGAAGGCCAGCTTACAGGCGCTGCGGAAGCGGTTGGCTCCCAGCGGGTCGGCGGCCATGAAGCGTTTGTACCCCCCGCCGGCGTCGTAGGCGACGGCCGTTGTCTGCGTTTCTGGCATCAGGCTGGCGACGAAATTTTGCCCGGCCGGCGTCTGCTCCTCCACGTTGTCCACAATGAGATGGCGGAAACGTTCGCGGAAGTAGCGGTGAAATTCCGGGTGCTGCACCAGCTGGGTATCGAAAACTTCCACCGCCAACGACAGATCTAGCAAACTGTGGTCCAGGCAATGTTGGCGGAAGTGGGTAACGGCCGTAGCCGCTTCTTGCAAATGGCGCACCCGTTCCGGCTCACCAATCCAGGTATTGATCTGCCGCTCAATGGCCGCTGTCAGCGATAGGCCATTTAAGGCAGCGCGATTGAGCGTGTCCAACAACTGGCTCACAATCTGC belongs to Candidatus Leptovillus gracilis and includes:
- a CDS encoding UvrD-helicase domain-containing protein; this encodes MFALAPVQEAAIHAEGTSFLLGAAGTGKTTALQQRLLRLLADGEPAYTLLVLVAEPNHAQGYLDAVHQSGLGPYADLKITAYTEMAQEMVLLFWPLVARPAGFARPYQPPTFLSYDLAQLLMWRIINAMLREGAFADLRLRPQQIVSQLLDTLNRAALNGLSLTAAIERQINTWIGEPERVRHLQEAATAVTHFRQHCLDHSLLDLSLAVEVFDTQLVQHPEFHRYFRERFRHLIVDNVEEQTPAGQNFVASLMPETQTTAVAYDAGGGYKRFMAADPLGANRFRSACKLAFDFTHNYVATPPLTALANVVENFLMHTAVPEIGAEQGVLKVINGRYRREMIAQLAPSLADLVAHGTPTNQIAIIVPYLDGALRYMLTQALTQAGLSYYLLRRRSSPREEPRIRAWLTWLALAHPDWGIAPSVYEIAEALTLSIHGLDPARASLLAERLYQPQTIHLLPGAELPRPITERIGADKVALVEELRLWLAAQDPALPIDAFLYNLFNDLLAQPRFQPEPDLSGAAVCDWLVQSATRLRQSAPAIGFNTAAAIGAVFIDGIHQGLVTANPPDLGDPPDPDGIMISTIYGYLLAGKPVEVQVWLETAATGWWDIPKQPLSNAFVLAQSRAADAPWTTDEEFAIRNQLLSRIIRGLTNRCTGGVILANSDLDRRGLRQDGPLWRALQPTLRHPK